CGTTCATCTGGCAGCCGTACGTACGCACCTGGTAGGTGCGCGGGCTGCCCGCGGCTGCGGTAGTCATGACACCGACAGCGTATCCGGGCCGCCCGGATCGACCCGAACCGAGGAGGAGCCATGTGCCGGAGCATCAAGACCCTGCGCGAGCCGTACGTGCCGGAGGTGACCGACTCCGACGTGCGGGCCGCCGCGTTGCAGTACGTCCGCAAGATCTCCGGGTTCCGGTCGCCGGCCGCGCACAACGCCGCCGCGTTCGAGGCGGCGGTGGACGCGGTGGCCGCCGCCACCCGGACGTTGCTCGACGAGCTGGTGGTCCGGGGCGGCGTCCGTCCCGGGCCGCCGCCGCCCTCGGCCGGCGAACGCCGCCGCGCCCAGGCCGGGGCGTAACGGCCGGGCCCAGCGGCGTGGCCGGGGCGTAACGGCCGGGCCCAGCGGCGTGGCCGGGGCGTAACGGCCGGGCCCAGCGGCGTGGCCGCCGGAGTCAGGGGCGTAGCCGCCGGGTCAGGCCGCCGCGAGGGCGGGGGCGACCGAGTCGGGGGCCCACCGCGAGCGGCGGCACCGGGACCAGCCCCGGCAGGCGGGATCGGCCTCGGTGCAGAGGCGTCGGCCGGTGAGCGCCTCGCCGTCGTCGGTCTCCCGGACGTCGAAGTGCACCGGGCGGATGATGCCGTCCGGGGTGACCATCAGGTGCCGTCCGGCGTCGAGGGTGTCGTCCGGGAGCAGGCACGGCCGGTCCAGCAGCCGGGCCAGCGTCGCGACCGCGGTGTGCTCGGCGAGCCCCTCCGGCGGCCCGTAACAGTCGACGACCGTGGCGAACTCCCCCGGCGCCTGCCACACGTCGCAGACCACCGCGTGGAGCGGGAGCCGACCCGGGTCGGCCACGGCGAGGGGCACCACCACCCGGCCCAGCGCCTGCGCCAACGCCGGACGGACCGCCGCCGGTCGTACCCGGTCGATTCTCCAGTTCCACAGCTCGGTCATGCCGTCTCCTCGCTGTGCTCGCTCCCAGGGGCCTCCGGATCGGGCCTCACCCACGATGGTGGAGGCGGTTTGCGGCAAGGCGCGGCCAAGTTACCGGTCTGTGACCATTCAGGGCAAAATTTCCCTGCGCCGGACTGCGGGAGCTGACGGAAAGGTGACAGTTCGTCGGGTATGGTGGCGCGACCGGGGCGCCGGCCCCGGCTCAGCGCAGCACCACCCGCGGCCCGCCCGGCGGCAGCAGCTCGCCGACCACGGTGGCCCCGGGCAGCTCCCCGGCCACCAGCAGCCCCCCGGAGGTCTGGGCGTCGGCCAGCAGCAGCCGGTCGGCCTCGCCGGTCGTGCCGAAGTCCGTCCACGGGGTGACCCACTCCAGGTTGCGGCGACTGCCCCCGCTGACGAACCCGTCCCGCGCCGCCTCCCGCGCCCCGGCCAGGTACGGCACCCGGGCGACGTCCAACGCGACCGTCACCCCGCTGGCCCGGGCCAGTTTGCTGGCGTGGCCGAGCAGCCCGAACCCGGTCACGTCGGTGCCGCACCGGACGCCCGCGGCGACCGCCGCGCGGGCGGCGTCCCGGTTCAGCGTCGCCATCGTGGCGACCGCCTCGGGGAACGCCTCCCCGGTGTGCTTGTGCCGGGTGTTGAGCACCCCGACGCCGAGCGGCTTGGTCAACGACAGCGGCACCCCGGCCCGCCCGGCGTCCAACGTGATCAACTCCTCGGGGCGGACCACCCCGGTCACCGCCAGGCCGTACTTGGGCCCGTCGTCGTCCACGCTGTGCCCGCCGGCCAGGTGGCAGCCGGCCTCCCGGGCCACGTCCTGCCCACCCCGCAGCACCTCCCGGGCCAGGTCGAGCGGGAGCACCTCCCGGGGCCAGCAGAGCAGGTTCAGGGCGACCAGCGGCGTGCCGCCCATCGCGTACACGTCGGAGAGCGCGTTGGCGGCGGCGATCCGACCCCAGTCGTACGGGTCGTCGACCACCGGGGTGAAGAAGTCGGCGGTGCTCACCAGCCCGGTGCGCCCGTCCAGCCGGACCACCGCCGCGTCGTCGCCGTGGTCCAGCCCGACCAGCAGCTCCGCCGTCCCGCTCGCCGGCCCCAGCCCGGCCACCATGGCCTCCAGCTCACCGGGCGGGATCTTGCAGGCACAACCCCCGCCCCGCGCGTACCGGGTCAACCGCACCGCTTCCCCCACCCGTCTCCCCTTCCCGTCCGCTCTCCCGCTCCACTCTGGCACCACGGGCGCGGCAAGTCGGGACCGGTGTTACCGCTCCGTGACCCGCCAGCTTGCGTTCCGCCACGTCGGCCCGCCTAGAGTTGCCCCACCGGGGGTCGACCGACCCCCGACCCAGTGCGACGACGACCAGGGACGGTGGACGACGGTGACCACGGGCGACCCGCTCATCGTGCTCGAATCGGTCAACAAGTGGTTCGGGCCGCTGCACGTGCTGGACGACGTCTCGCTCTCGGTCGGCCGGGGCGAGGTGGTCGTGGTGATCGGCCCGTCCGGCTCCGGCAAGTCCACGCTGTGCCGCGCCATCAACCGCCTCGAACCGATCAACTCCGGGACGATCACCTTCGACGGGCAGCCGCTGCCCGCCGAGGGCCGGGCGCTGGCGAAACTGCGCAGCGAGGTCGGCATGGTCTTCCAGTCGTTCAACCTCTTCGCGCACAAGACCATCCTGGAGAACGTCACCCTCGGGCCGGTCAAGGTCCGCAAGGAGAAGCCCGCCGCCGCCCGGGAACGCGCGATGACCCTGCTCGACCGGGTCGGCATCGCCAACCAGGCGGACAAGTTCCCCGCCCAGCTCTCCGGCGGCCAGCAGCAGCGCGCGGCGATCGCCCGCGCCCTGGCCATGCAGCCCAAGGCGATGCTCTTCGACGAGCCCACCAGCGCGCTCGACCCGGAGATGGTCGGCGAGGTGCTGGACGTGATGACCTCGCTGGCCCGCGACGGCATGACGATGGTCGTGGTGACCCACGAGATGGGCTTCGCCCGGCACGCCGCCAACCGGGTCATCTTCATGGCCGACGGCCAGCTCGTCGAGGACGCCACCCCGGAGGAGTTCTTCGCGAACCCGCGCAGCGAGCGCGCCCGGGACTTCCTCTCCAAGATCCTCACGCACTAGACGAACGTCCGTCCTGGAGCACGTCGCCCCCGACGGGCTCCGTCGAAGAAGGAGAAGAGTATGCGCATCTCACGGATGGTGACGCTGGCCGCGGCGGCCAGTCTGGCGCTCGGGGTCGCCGCCTGTGGCGGCGAGAACGCCGAGGAGGGCACCGGCGCCGGCAGCAAGTCCTTCGCCGCCGGCAGCACCATGGAGCGGC
The sequence above is a segment of the Micromonospora sp. WMMD882 genome. Coding sequences within it:
- a CDS encoding amino acid ABC transporter ATP-binding protein, translating into MTTGDPLIVLESVNKWFGPLHVLDDVSLSVGRGEVVVVIGPSGSGKSTLCRAINRLEPINSGTITFDGQPLPAEGRALAKLRSEVGMVFQSFNLFAHKTILENVTLGPVKVRKEKPAAARERAMTLLDRVGIANQADKFPAQLSGGQQQRAAIARALAMQPKAMLFDEPTSALDPEMVGEVLDVMTSLARDGMTMVVVTHEMGFARHAANRVIFMADGQLVEDATPEEFFANPRSERARDFLSKILTH
- the selD gene encoding selenide, water dikinase SelD, yielding MGEAVRLTRYARGGGCACKIPPGELEAMVAGLGPASGTAELLVGLDHGDDAAVVRLDGRTGLVSTADFFTPVVDDPYDWGRIAAANALSDVYAMGGTPLVALNLLCWPREVLPLDLAREVLRGGQDVAREAGCHLAGGHSVDDDGPKYGLAVTGVVRPEELITLDAGRAGVPLSLTKPLGVGVLNTRHKHTGEAFPEAVATMATLNRDAARAAVAAGVRCGTDVTGFGLLGHASKLARASGVTVALDVARVPYLAGAREAARDGFVSGGSRRNLEWVTPWTDFGTTGEADRLLLADAQTSGGLLVAGELPGATVVGELLPPGGPRVVLR
- a CDS encoding DUF2277 family protein; protein product: MCRSIKTLREPYVPEVTDSDVRAAALQYVRKISGFRSPAAHNAAAFEAAVDAVAAATRTLLDELVVRGGVRPGPPPPSAGERRRAQAGA